Proteins encoded by one window of Lathyrus oleraceus cultivar Zhongwan6 chromosome 1, CAAS_Psat_ZW6_1.0, whole genome shotgun sequence:
- the LOC127115173 gene encoding ervatamin-B: MKISYTSNRFLLFIIFTACLCLYFAIQKKNPDENEDILIIPSKFEIPTSKYPTTSGLILDKLPNEDDVIELFQVWKKENGRVYKDLAEMSKKFATFVSNLKYIVESNAERDSPNSAHLGLTNYADLSSTEFEETYMTLNTDAMDIVNDDDVQDVTCSDPPLTLDWRSSGAVSPVNAQNGCGCCWAFAAVGAIEGIVAIKTGKLTPLSVQEVLDCEPSGSCSGGYLENGFSWVKGNKGIATQTSYRYTAKKGGCRSAKIKNSANSGIHSYEAAARSDRGLLCAVAKQPLAVMIYARSPKFQHYKGKIFKGEDCPLDPMNVTHSMLIVGYNSENNEDYWIVKNSHGTRWGIHGYMWIKRDYTKQYGVCAINRHGYFPVKN, from the exons ATGAAGATTTCCTACACCTCAAACCGATTTCTCCTGTTCATCATCTTCACTGCATGCTTATGTTTATACTTTGCTATTCAAAAGAAAAATCCTGATGAAAATGAAGATATCTTAATTATACCTTCAAAATTTGAGATCCCAACGAGTAAGTACCCCACCACATCGGGTCTTATACTTGATAAGCTTCCTAATGAAGATGATGTTATAGAATTATTTCAAGTATGGAAGAAAGAAAATGGACGAGTCTACAAGGATCTAGCAGAGATGTCAAAGAAATTTGCGACTTTTGTTTCAAATTTGAAGTACATCGTAGAGAGTAATGCAGAGAGAGACTCACCTAATAGCGCTCATCTTGGTCTGACCAACTATGCTGATTTGAGCTCCACGGAGTTTGAAGAAACATACATGACCTTAAACACTGACGCCATGGATATTGTGAACGATGATGATGTTCAGGACGTAACATGTAGTGATCCACCTTTAACCTTGGACTGGAGGTCGAGTGGAGCTGTCTCTCCTGTTAATGCTCAAAACGGTTGTG GTTGTTGCTGGGCATTCGCAGCTGTAGGCGCCATTGAAGGAATAGTTGCAATAAAGACAGGGAAGCTTACCCCCCTTTCAGTGCAAGAGGTTCTAGATTGTGAACCTTCTGGAAGTTGTTCTGGAGGATATTTGGAAAATGGATTCAGTTGGGTAAAAGGAAACAAAGGGATTGCAACACAAACATCTTATCGTTATACTGCAAAGAAGGGTGGTTGCAGATCCGCCAAG ATTAAAAACAGTGCAAATAGTGGTATTCATTCATATGAGGCCGCGGCGAGATCAGATAGGGGACTATTGTGTGCAGTTGCTAAGCAGCCTCTAGCTGTTATGATTTATGCCAGGTCACCAAAATTTCAACATTACAAGGGT AAAATATTTAAAGGTGAAGATTGCCCGTTGGATCCTATGAATGTAACTCACAGCATGCTAATAGTGGGTTATAATTCCGAAAACAATGAAGATTATTGGATTGTGAAGAACTCACATGGGACAAGATGGGGAATACATGGTTACATGTGGATCAAAAGGGACTATACTAAACAGTATGGAGTGTGTGCAATCAATAGACATGGTTATTTTCCAGTCAAAAATTAA